From Candidatus Xianfuyuplasma coldseepsis:
AAGGTCGTTTTGAAAAAGAGAAAGCTGGTATAAAAACCTTCATCCGCTACGCACTACAAAACCCTCATGCATACAACATCATTTGGGAATCACTCTATATTGACAAGCAACTATTTATCGATTACTACGATGGATTTGCAAAACGATACGAACGCGGTCTCAAACAGTCGATTAAAGACGGTGAAATGCACGACGTAAATACGGAACTTGTCTCATACATATTTATGGGGGTCTCCAATTTTGTCGGTCTCAAAATTTTGCTTAATTTGGGGAATAATAATGATGATGTCGATGCGATTGTTGATGAAGTCATGGACATTATTCGAACGGGAATATTTAAGTAATATTATATATAGAAAGAAAAAAAATAGACTATCCATTAAAGGATGGTCTATTTTCAAGTGCTAATCGGTTTAAATCACCATCGTTTGCTAACTCGATGAACAATTCTACTAATCCGGGATCAAACTGTGTTCCAGCGTTCTTCTTCAGTTCAAAGACAGCTTGTTCTAATGATAACCCTTTTCGATAAGGACGATCAGTTGTCATTGCATCAAAAGCATCGGCAATACAGATGACTCGTCCTAAGAGGGGAATATTCTCCCCTTTGATTCCTCGAGGATAACCTTTTCCGTCGTAGCGTTCGTGATGACTAATGACTACTGGTACCGTATCAATCAGATTGGGGATGTGCTTGATGATATTAATTGATTGAACCACATGACCTTTCATGATTTCATATTCTTCATCATTTAAGAACCCTGGTTTCGACAAGACACTTTCAGGAATTCCCACTTTTCCAATGTCATGGAGTAATCCTGCATTGCGAACAATATCGATTTTATCTTCATTGACTCCCGCTTTGCGAGCCAATGCCTCTGATAAAACCGCAACATTATTGGAATGTCCATAGGTATAGTGGTCTTTCGCATCAATCGTTGCCGCAAGCGCATAAATACTACTAACAAATGCATCCTTAATCTTATCTTGAACCGATGCGTTTTGTTCACTAGGTTCATCCGTTGCATTGTAGGTAATCGTCTTATTTCGTCCGGATTGTTTCCCTTGTAGTACAGCATGATCAGCCTTGGTAATTAATTCTTCAAGAGTATCACCATCAATATCGTAATTGCTGATACCTACGGTAACGGTTAGAAACTCTCGAATATCGGCACTGAGTAAAAATTCATGTTCCACTGTGCTGCGAATCCGCTCTGCTTGCACAAACACTTCTTCAGGAGATAAATTGGGGTACAGAACAACAAATTCTTCCCCGCCAAAACGAACCAATAACTCATTTTCTGTGGTCACGCTCTTGATGATTTGAGCAATCCGTTTTAAAGCAATATCACCACTTGCATGTCCGTATAAGTCATTGTATATTTTGAATTGGTCGATATCGATGATTGCCAAACCAAAACTGGTGTATCTACGTTCTCGTATCCATAGATTCGCTATTTCTTGAAAATGACGATGATTGTGAAATTTAGTTAGTTCATCGGTGATGGATTGTAATTGCATCATTTCCATTGTTTTTGCGTTTTCAATAATGGCAGCGGC
This genomic window contains:
- a CDS encoding TetR/AcrR family transcriptional regulator is translated as MEPEIKIPRTRNGKATFQLIIDTTIDLFYKQGYFNTTITDITQKAGIAAGTFYLYFPNKLSLYKYILMEFQHEIRQQIAIKVSAVEGRFEKEKAGIKTFIRYALQNPHAYNIIWESLYIDKQLFIDYYDGFAKRYERGLKQSIKDGEMHDVNTELVSYIFMGVSNFVGLKILLNLGNNNDDVDAIVDEVMDIIRTGIFK